The Ornithorhynchus anatinus isolate Pmale09 chromosome X2, mOrnAna1.pri.v4, whole genome shotgun sequence genome window below encodes:
- the CX2H19orf53 gene encoding leydig cell tumor 10 kDa protein homolog: MAQGKKKFQPRQLGKKSVASERPRGPKKGGRVIAPKKARVIQQQKLKKNLEVGIRKKIEHEVMMKASTNLPKKLAVVKASETGSKKKEVGGSSKTHP, translated from the exons ATGGCGCAGGGGAAGAAGAAATTCCAGCCGCGCCAACTGGGGAAGAAATCCGTCGCCTCcgagcggccccggggcccgaAGAAGGGCG GACGAGTCATCGCCCCCAAAAAGGCGCGCGTTATCCAGCAGCAGAAACTGAaaaag AATCTGGAGGTTGGGATACGGAAGAAGATTGAGCACGAAGTCATGATGAAGGCCAGCACTAACCTACCCAAGAAACTGGCGGTGGTCAAAGCTTCCGAGACGGGGTCCAAGAAGAAAGAAGTCGGGGGCTCCAGCAAGACTCACCCCTAG
- the MRI1 gene encoding methylthioribose-1-phosphate isomerase, which produces MSLEAIRYRRGSLHILDQLLLPQQSHYEPVTSVRQGWEVIRAMKVRGAPAIAIVGCLSLAVELRAGGGGPGLQALVAFVQESLRYLVTARPTAVNMARAARELSDFAEREAGRHGATEDSVRESVIRWAENMLEKDVGDNRKIGDHGARHILERAAPTGGKVTVLTHCNTGSLATAGYGTALGVIRSLHSLGRLDHVYCTETRPYNQGARLTAYELVYEKIPATLIADSMVSVAMARRGVSAVVVGADRVVANGDTANKVGTYQLAIAAKHHGIPFYVAAPSTSCDPSLPSGREIVIEERPERELTDLNGVRIAAPGIGVWNPAFDVTPHELISGGIVTEQGVFSPEELRASLTSVAS; this is translated from the exons ATGAGTCTGGAGGCCATCCGTTATCGGCGCGGCTCCCTGCACATCCTGGACCAGCTGCTGCTACCTCAGCAGAGCCACTACGAGCCCGTGACCTCGGTTCgccaaggctgggaggtcattcgGGCCATGAAg GTCCGGGGGGCTCCGGCCATCGCCATCGTGGGCTGCCTGAGCCTGGCGGTCGAgctgcgggccgggggcggcggcccgggcctccAGGCCTTGGTGGCCTTCGTGCAGGAGTCACTCCGCTATCTGGTCACCGCCCGCCCCACGGCAGTCAACATGGCGCGGGCTGCCCGGGAGCTGTCAGACTTCGCCGAGCGGGAGGCCGGACGTCACGGGGCCACCGAAGACAGCGTCCGAGAGAG cGTGATCCGCTGGGCTGAGAACATGCTGGAGAAGGACGTCGGCGACAACCGGAAAATTGGCGACCACGGAGCCCGGCACATCTTGGAGAGGGCAGCGCCCACAGGGGGCAAAGTAACGGTTCTGACCCACTGTAACACGGGTTCACTGGCCACTGCCGGCTACGGCACCGCCCTGG GCGTGATCCGCTCTCTGCACAGCCTGGGGCGGCTGGACCACGTGTACTGCACGGAGACGCGGCCCTACAACCAGGGAGCCCGGCTCACCGCCTACGAGCTGGTGTACGAGAAGATTCCCGCCACCCTGATCGCCGACAGCATGGTCTCCGTGGCCATGGCCCGGAGAGGCGTGTCAG CTGTCGTCGTGGGAGCGGATCGCGTAGTAGCCAACGGTGACACGGCCAACAAGGTGGGCACCTACCAGCTGGCCATTGCCGCCAAGCACCACGGAATCCCGTTCTACGTGGCGGCCCCCAGCACCTCGTGTGACCCGAGCCTGCCCTCGGGCAGGGAAATCGTCATCGAGGAACGGCCCGAGCGGGAGTTGACGGACCTCAATGGCGTCAGGATCGCCGCGCCGG GGATCGGGGTCTGGAATCCAGCCTTCGACGTCACCCCCCACGAACTCATCTCCGGCGGCATCGTCACCGAACAAGGCGTCTTTTCCCCCGAGGAGCTGCGGGCGTCTCTGACTTCAGTCGCATCCTGA